Part of the Azospirillum formosense genome is shown below.
GTCGATGTTCAAGAAGAAGGGCAAGTAACCATGGAAAGCCTCTCCGCCCTTCTTTACCTCGTCGCCTCGGTCTGCTTCATCATGGCCCTGCGCGGCCTGTCCAGCCCGGAGACCTCCCGCCAGGGCAACCTCTTCGGCATGGCCGGCATGACCATCGCCGTGCTGACCACGCTGGCCCTGCCCATCGTCCAGTCCTACTGGATGATCGTGCTCGGCATCGCCATCGGCGGCGGCATCGGCTACGTCATCGCCAAGAAGATCGAGATGACCGCCCTGCCGCAGCTCGTCGCCGCCTTCCACTCGCTGGTCGGTCTGGCCGCGGTGTTCGTGGCGCTGTCGGCCTTCTACTCGCCCGAGGCCTACGGCATCGGCGTGCCCGGCGCCATCGCCAAGGGCTCGCTGGTCGAGATGGCGCTGGGCACCGCCATCGGCGCCATCACCTTCACCGGCTCGATCGTCGCCTTTGCCAAGCTGCAGGGCCTGGTCACCGGCAAGCCGCTGGTCTTCCCCTACCAGCACCACCTCAACGCCGGCCTCGGCGTCCTCACCGTCCTGCTCATCATCTGGCTGGTGCAGTCGAATTCCGGCGCGGCGATGTGGATCATCGTGCTGGTCGCGCTGGCGCTGGGCTTCCTGCTGATCCTGCCGATCGGCGGCGCCGACATGCCGGTGGTGATCTCGATGCTGAACAGCTATTCCGGCTGGGCGGCGGCGGGCATCGGCTTCACGCTGCAGAACAACCTGCTGATCGTCACGGGCGCGCTGGTCGGCTCGTCGGGCGCGATCCTGTCCTACATCATGTGCAAGGGCATGAACCGCTCGATCTTCAACGTTATCCTGGGCGGCTTCGGCGGCGACAGCGGGGCGGCGTCGGCGGCGGCCGGCGGCGGCGAGCGCGGCACGGTCAAGGCCGGCTCGCCGGAGGACGCGGCCTACATCATGAAGAACGCCCAGTCGGTGATCATCGTGCCCGGTTACGGCATGGCGGTGGCCCAGGCCCAGCACGCGCTGCGCGAGATGGCCGACCTGCTGAAGAAGGAAGGCGTCGAGGTCAAGTACGCCATCCACCCGGTGGCGGGGCGCATGCCGGGGCACATGAACGTGCTGCTGGCCGAGGCCAACGTGCCCTACGACGAGGTGTTCGAGCTGGAGGACATCAACCGCGACTTCAGCACGGCGGACGTGGCCTTCGTAATCGGCGCCAACGACGTGACCAACCCGGCGGCCAAGACCGACCCGCAGTCGCCGATCTACGGCATGCCGATCCTCGACGTCGAGAAGGCCAAGACGGTGTTCTTCATCAAGCGCGGCATGGCCGCCGGCTACGCCGGCGTCGAGAACGAGCTGTTCTTCCGCCCCAACACCATGATGCTCTTCGGCGACGCCAAGAAGGTCACCGAAGAGGTCGTGAAGTCGATGGAGTGACCCGCGCCCTCATGGCTGTGGGTTAAGATGAACCCCCGGGGCAGGCTCGCCCCGGGGGTTTCTTTTTTTGCCCCCAGGAAACGGAGAGAGGACGCCATGCCCGCCTACATCATCGCCGACGTGAACGTGACGAATCCCGCGGCCTATG
Proteins encoded:
- a CDS encoding NAD(P)(+) transhydrogenase (Re/Si-specific) subunit beta, which gives rise to MESLSALLYLVASVCFIMALRGLSSPETSRQGNLFGMAGMTIAVLTTLALPIVQSYWMIVLGIAIGGGIGYVIAKKIEMTALPQLVAAFHSLVGLAAVFVALSAFYSPEAYGIGVPGAIAKGSLVEMALGTAIGAITFTGSIVAFAKLQGLVTGKPLVFPYQHHLNAGLGVLTVLLIIWLVQSNSGAAMWIIVLVALALGFLLILPIGGADMPVVISMLNSYSGWAAAGIGFTLQNNLLIVTGALVGSSGAILSYIMCKGMNRSIFNVILGGFGGDSGAASAAAGGGERGTVKAGSPEDAAYIMKNAQSVIIVPGYGMAVAQAQHALREMADLLKKEGVEVKYAIHPVAGRMPGHMNVLLAEANVPYDEVFELEDINRDFSTADVAFVIGANDVTNPAAKTDPQSPIYGMPILDVEKAKTVFFIKRGMAAGYAGVENELFFRPNTMMLFGDAKKVTEEVVKSME